A genomic stretch from Bradyrhizobium quebecense includes:
- a CDS encoding substrate-binding domain-containing protein: MKTKSFAERVLGTTSLVVLSAAAMIGAQQPAAAQTGIHGGSTLSSLALRQIFDCYAGATLANDGQAFSPSFSTATPSPNLLPTSCTLVSTSVEGLFAAVGSGNGARAYNADDARQLFRGSPDSAPAVVRKPSAKPPFRDTANAAFKSYPCPRLDYGASDAPLASSIASLTTISFSNFVPSTNWQSTLLIGALSSSSASFNTSAVGAPIQVPAMEVPVAIAVNTSNSASGVTWTNQSALSPNSQAGGAIQLSAAQLCAIFSATVPDWHDTSTLILALDANGAQQFQHFYDANTSDTAGTRVPAVKNWLAWFFGGSVTGLPNYNPAASNADNPGYDPNVARVIRNNGFHELDGVWTTNILNAYLISSTAGGLPSAIAAYSTSGTQTDGCTGVTGGAK, encoded by the coding sequence ATGAAGACGAAATCGTTCGCCGAACGCGTGCTGGGCACGACCTCGCTGGTCGTGTTGTCGGCCGCCGCCATGATCGGAGCCCAGCAACCGGCTGCGGCCCAAACCGGCATCCACGGCGGCAGCACGCTGTCGTCGCTGGCACTGCGGCAGATCTTCGACTGCTATGCGGGCGCGACGCTGGCCAATGACGGCCAGGCTTTCTCGCCGAGCTTCTCGACCGCAACCCCGAGCCCGAACCTGCTGCCGACCAGCTGCACCCTCGTCTCGACCTCGGTCGAGGGATTGTTCGCCGCCGTCGGCTCCGGCAACGGCGCGCGCGCCTACAACGCCGACGATGCGCGGCAACTGTTCCGCGGCAGCCCGGACTCCGCGCCGGCCGTGGTGCGCAAGCCCTCGGCCAAGCCGCCGTTCCGCGACACCGCCAATGCGGCCTTCAAGAGCTATCCCTGTCCGCGGCTCGACTACGGCGCCAGCGACGCGCCGCTCGCCAGCTCGATTGCAAGCCTGACCACCATCTCGTTCAGCAATTTCGTCCCGTCGACCAATTGGCAGAGCACGCTGCTGATCGGCGCCCTGAGCAGCTCGTCCGCGAGCTTCAACACCTCGGCCGTCGGCGCCCCAATCCAGGTGCCGGCCATGGAGGTCCCGGTTGCGATCGCGGTCAACACCTCCAATTCCGCCTCGGGCGTGACCTGGACCAACCAGTCGGCGCTGTCGCCGAACAGCCAGGCCGGCGGAGCGATCCAGCTCTCGGCCGCCCAGCTCTGCGCGATCTTCTCGGCGACCGTGCCGGACTGGCACGACACCTCGACGCTGATCCTCGCGCTCGACGCCAACGGCGCGCAGCAATTCCAGCACTTCTACGACGCCAACACCAGCGACACCGCCGGAACGCGGGTGCCCGCCGTGAAGAACTGGCTCGCCTGGTTCTTCGGCGGATCGGTCACCGGGCTGCCGAACTACAATCCGGCGGCATCGAACGCCGACAACCCCGGCTATGATCCGAATGTCGCCCGGGTCATCCGCAACAACGGCTTCCACGAGCTCGACGGCGTGTGGACCACCAACATCCTGAATGCCTATCTGATCTCGAGCACGGCCGGCGGCCTGCCGAGCGCGATCGCGGCCTACAGCACGTCGGGCACGCAGACCGACGGCTGCACGGGCGTCACCGGCGGCGCGAAGTAA
- a CDS encoding DEAD/DEAH box helicase has product MLALHLLEQWKKSGRDGIVFLAESENRAERLGSVLHSLDPSLEVLVFPRLNTLPFDGLEPSHEIAGRRSSVLRRLAKSRKPVFLVSTAEAIMERLPLPASWGRLSISLKVGARYSEQDLKDRLEALGYDLDEEADYPGSVLFHGMTFEVFPAGALGPYRIEHSGGVIRRIAGVDPNEHDVVFDTQELLIDPMSERIALGGKRAQRAALPDYCPRARWIADAGVAGHADSWLSTIKEAAGRRETEREYFGPVDWKRLTKRMSALPRKAAFTPTPDFSTVASSRKALRAFVADMQRAGSRLVFVAAVEDDLRAIERMSGVKAERVGGWSEAAKGRGGEAALLADFDTGFIGSGRKPLVVVTATDVLGSRAHHPQPMARAWGAAFDHPDVPERGAVVVHLPRGLAVLDGLQTLDMGKGSSREMIRLGFAGDDAVLVPPADLALIWPYAAERGKLTLDKADGSTWWARRTKAEQEIQLAAKTLAKHIAQRRRRRAPKLVAPGPAYERFVARFPYFTTVDQAKAIRDVLDDLASGHPMDRVVCGDVGFGKTEVALRAAAAVALSGKQVAVVVPTTVLARQHVATFRKRFAPLGIEVGSLSRGTSAAEMKQTKEGLRSGKIKIVVGTQAIASKDVKFAKLSLVIVDEEQHFGAAEKAKLSGLAKSVHTLWMSATPIPRTLAAGLAGFRDLSVIASPPVHRLPVVTKIAPLSDAAIAAALLREQRRHGQSFLICPRIQDLDPLLARVQAVAPELRIACLHGKLPADEIDDRMMSFVEGEADVLLATNIVESGLDIPRANTIVVCWPEKFGLAQLHQLRGRVGRGGTRAFAYMLTESNSEQSGKRLAVLEEFSRPGAGFAISERDLDLRGAGDLLSERQSGHVQVFGPVLYSHLLKQASEKTNDRAADLWVPDLNLPLADLLPRSYVQSESMRLEIYGRVARCRSEDDLEDLEEETSRRFGKLPPAGRDFFTAARLRIDCKRRGIVRLDVGPEAVAATFLPGRLPKSRARSLQRDGDRVFYSGKTNEPPFERIDDLLDILDE; this is encoded by the coding sequence ATGCTGGCGCTGCATCTTCTCGAGCAATGGAAGAAGTCCGGGCGTGACGGCATCGTCTTCCTTGCGGAAAGCGAGAACAGAGCGGAGCGCCTCGGCAGCGTGCTGCATTCGCTCGATCCTTCGCTCGAAGTGCTGGTGTTCCCGAGGCTGAATACCTTGCCGTTTGACGGGCTGGAGCCGTCGCACGAGATCGCCGGCAGGCGGAGCTCGGTGTTGCGGCGTCTTGCGAAGAGCAGGAAGCCGGTCTTCCTGGTGTCGACGGCCGAGGCGATCATGGAACGGTTGCCGCTGCCCGCGAGCTGGGGCCGCCTCAGCATCAGCCTGAAGGTCGGTGCGCGCTATTCCGAGCAGGATCTCAAGGATCGTCTGGAAGCTCTGGGATACGATCTCGACGAAGAGGCAGACTATCCCGGAAGCGTCCTGTTCCACGGAATGACGTTCGAGGTGTTTCCTGCCGGTGCCCTTGGGCCGTACAGGATCGAGCATTCCGGTGGCGTGATCCGCAGGATCGCCGGAGTAGATCCCAACGAACACGACGTCGTCTTCGATACGCAGGAGCTGCTGATCGATCCGATGTCGGAACGGATTGCGTTGGGAGGCAAGCGAGCACAGCGGGCGGCGCTGCCGGATTATTGCCCGCGCGCCCGCTGGATCGCGGACGCGGGAGTTGCAGGTCATGCCGATAGCTGGCTGAGCACGATCAAAGAGGCGGCCGGCCGCAGAGAGACGGAGCGCGAGTACTTCGGCCCCGTCGACTGGAAGCGTCTGACCAAGCGCATGAGTGCGCTGCCTCGCAAGGCGGCGTTCACCCCGACGCCCGATTTCTCGACGGTCGCCTCGTCGCGAAAAGCGCTCCGCGCCTTTGTCGCCGACATGCAGCGCGCCGGATCGCGGCTGGTGTTTGTTGCGGCGGTGGAGGACGACCTGCGCGCGATCGAGCGCATGAGCGGGGTCAAGGCGGAGCGCGTCGGAGGTTGGAGCGAGGCGGCGAAGGGGCGGGGTGGCGAAGCGGCGCTGCTGGCTGACTTCGATACCGGCTTCATCGGTTCGGGCCGCAAGCCGCTTGTCGTCGTCACGGCGACCGACGTGCTCGGCAGCCGGGCTCATCATCCGCAGCCCATGGCCAGAGCCTGGGGTGCGGCATTCGATCATCCCGACGTGCCGGAGCGCGGCGCGGTCGTCGTTCATCTGCCGCGCGGGCTGGCCGTGCTCGATGGCTTGCAAACCCTCGACATGGGAAAGGGATCATCGCGCGAGATGATCAGGCTGGGATTTGCCGGGGATGATGCCGTGCTTGTTCCGCCCGCCGACCTTGCGCTGATCTGGCCGTATGCGGCGGAGCGCGGCAAGCTGACCTTGGACAAGGCGGACGGAAGCACGTGGTGGGCGCGACGGACCAAGGCGGAGCAGGAGATTCAACTTGCCGCCAAGACGCTTGCCAAGCACATCGCGCAGCGACGCCGCCGGCGCGCTCCCAAACTGGTCGCTCCCGGTCCCGCATACGAGCGGTTCGTCGCGCGCTTTCCATATTTCACGACAGTCGACCAGGCGAAGGCGATTCGGGACGTGCTGGATGATCTGGCGTCGGGTCATCCGATGGACCGGGTCGTCTGCGGCGACGTCGGGTTTGGCAAGACCGAGGTTGCCTTGCGCGCGGCGGCGGCCGTTGCCCTGTCAGGCAAGCAGGTTGCCGTCGTCGTCCCGACGACCGTCCTGGCAAGGCAGCACGTCGCGACGTTCCGCAAACGGTTTGCCCCGCTCGGCATCGAAGTGGGAAGCTTGTCGCGCGGGACGTCGGCTGCGGAGATGAAGCAGACGAAGGAGGGCCTGCGAAGCGGAAAGATCAAGATCGTGGTCGGCACGCAGGCGATCGCATCGAAGGACGTGAAATTCGCCAAGCTGAGCCTGGTCATTGTCGACGAAGAGCAGCACTTCGGGGCGGCGGAGAAGGCGAAGCTTTCGGGCCTGGCGAAGAGCGTCCATACGCTTTGGATGAGTGCCACGCCGATCCCGCGCACGCTTGCGGCAGGTCTCGCCGGATTCAGGGACCTGAGCGTGATCGCATCCCCGCCGGTCCATCGGCTTCCGGTCGTGACCAAGATCGCGCCACTTTCGGACGCCGCCATTGCCGCTGCACTGCTGCGCGAGCAGCGACGTCACGGGCAAAGCTTCCTGATCTGCCCACGCATCCAGGATCTGGATCCGCTGTTGGCGCGCGTGCAGGCGGTGGCCCCGGAGCTCCGCATCGCTTGCCTGCATGGCAAGTTACCGGCCGACGAGATTGACGATCGAATGATGAGCTTCGTCGAAGGCGAGGCCGATGTGCTGCTGGCGACCAACATCGTGGAAAGCGGTCTCGACATTCCGCGGGCGAACACCATCGTGGTCTGCTGGCCGGAAAAGTTTGGTCTGGCACAGCTCCACCAGCTCAGGGGGCGGGTGGGACGCGGTGGCACGCGCGCCTTCGCGTACATGCTGACGGAATCGAATTCGGAGCAATCCGGCAAGCGTTTGGCCGTTCTCGAGGAGTTCAGCAGACCGGGCGCCGGTTTCGCGATCAGCGAGCGCGATCTGGACCTCAGAGGTGCCGGAGATCTGCTTTCCGAGCGGCAATCCGGCCACGTGCAGGTTTTCGGACCGGTGCTCTACAGCCACCTTCTGAAGCAGGCCTCGGAGAAGACCAACGACCGGGCCGCGGATCTTTGGGTGCCCGATCTCAACCTTCCACTCGCCGACCTGCTACCCCGGAGTTATGTGCAATCGGAATCCATGCGCCTTGAAATCTATGGCCGCGTCGCGAGGTGCCGGAGCGAAGACGATCTGGAAGATCTGGAGGAAGAGACCTCTCGCCGCTTCGGCAAGCTGCCGCCGGCCGGCCGGGATTTCTTCACAGCGGCAAGGCTCAGGATCGATTGCAAGCGGCGAGGTATCGTGAGGCTCGACGTCGGGCCGGAGGCCGTCGCAGCGACGTTTCTGCCGGGGAGGCTGCCTAAATCCAGAGCACGATCGCTCCAACGCGACGGCGATCGCGTCTTTTACTCGGGCAAGACAAACGAACCGCCGTTCGAGCGGATCGATGATCTGCTCGACATCTTGGACGAGTGA
- a CDS encoding porin, producing the protein MKMVKSLILGSAAALVAVGGAQAADLPVKAKAVEYVKVCSLYGPGFYYIPGTDTCIKLGGYLRADVLVNTNSDNTGNTSGAGGANNRFTNGYTWRSREDLNIDTRTATEYGVVRTFFDATFSWTSDTYAGQGNGSTVYSAIGTASAPNNANSGAVAGGTVGVYYAFIQFAGFTMGKAVSQFSAPWANYPGNNYDGLVGGGGTITGVNQFTYTAQFGNGVSLSLSAQDQSAYYQAGVANLGALSPIGAAIGATGPFGASDYAGTISPDFVAMLRVDQAWGLFQASFAAHDNHAAYYGGTELTGHPDDRWGWAGQLALSIKNIPTGPGDTINMQGVYTDGATRYNIQDLAGSAGANTIYGGTNLAGAYQSVGFGIAPDSVFATGTQQQLIQTWGFRGAYVHNWNPYWNTSIYGAYAAVMYNDTAKTLVCGVGGVGGSIRSALAPAGSGAAMTTCNPDYNIAQIGTQTQWTPVKNLTFTADLTYTHLDQKNAGTVVAPSTPIGKPAALYELKDQNTLLLLLRAQRNW; encoded by the coding sequence ATGAAGATGGTTAAGAGCCTTATCCTCGGCTCGGCGGCGGCTCTCGTCGCGGTCGGCGGAGCTCAGGCGGCCGATCTTCCCGTCAAGGCCAAAGCGGTCGAGTACGTGAAGGTTTGCTCCCTGTATGGTCCCGGTTTCTACTACATCCCGGGCACCGATACCTGTATCAAGCTGGGCGGCTATCTGCGCGCAGACGTTCTGGTGAACACCAACTCGGACAACACCGGCAACACCTCGGGCGCTGGCGGGGCGAACAACCGGTTCACCAACGGCTACACCTGGCGTTCGCGTGAAGACCTCAACATCGATACGCGCACCGCGACCGAATACGGCGTCGTCCGCACCTTCTTCGATGCGACGTTCTCTTGGACGTCGGACACCTACGCTGGCCAGGGCAACGGCTCGACCGTCTACTCGGCGATCGGCACCGCTTCGGCTCCGAACAACGCCAACTCCGGCGCTGTGGCAGGTGGCACGGTTGGCGTCTACTACGCCTTCATCCAGTTCGCCGGCTTCACCATGGGTAAGGCGGTCTCGCAGTTCTCGGCTCCGTGGGCCAACTACCCGGGCAACAACTACGATGGTCTCGTCGGCGGCGGCGGTACGATCACTGGCGTGAACCAGTTCACCTACACCGCTCAGTTCGGCAACGGCGTGTCGCTGTCTCTGTCGGCTCAGGACCAGTCGGCCTACTATCAGGCTGGTGTGGCCAATCTTGGCGCCCTTAGCCCGATTGGCGCCGCTATCGGTGCTACCGGTCCCTTCGGCGCCAGCGACTATGCCGGCACGATTTCTCCGGACTTCGTCGCGATGCTGCGTGTCGACCAGGCTTGGGGACTGTTCCAGGCTTCGTTCGCGGCGCATGACAACCATGCGGCCTATTACGGCGGCACTGAGTTGACCGGTCATCCGGACGACAGGTGGGGCTGGGCTGGTCAGTTGGCCTTGTCGATCAAGAACATCCCGACCGGACCGGGCGACACCATCAACATGCAGGGTGTGTATACGGACGGTGCGACCCGCTACAACATCCAGGACCTCGCTGGTTCGGCTGGTGCGAATACCATTTATGGTGGCACCAATCTGGCTGGCGCCTATCAGAGCGTAGGGTTCGGCATTGCGCCCGACTCGGTGTTCGCAACCGGAACACAACAGCAGCTGATTCAGACCTGGGGCTTCCGCGGTGCATACGTGCACAACTGGAACCCCTACTGGAACACCTCGATCTACGGTGCTTATGCCGCTGTTATGTACAACGACACGGCCAAGACTCTCGTCTGTGGCGTTGGCGGCGTCGGTGGCTCGATCCGGAGCGCACTTGCTCCTGCGGGCAGCGGAGCTGCTATGACCACCTGCAACCCCGACTACAACATCGCGCAGATCGGTACGCAGACCCAGTGGACCCCCGTCAAGAACCTGACCTTCACGGCAGACCTGACCTACACCCACCTGGATCAGAAGAACGCAGGCACGGTCGTGGCACCCAGCACTCCTATCGGCAAGCCCGCAGCTCTCTACGAGCTGAAGGACCAGAACACTCTGCTCCTCCTGCTTCGCGCTCAGCGCAACTGGTAA
- a CDS encoding LLM class flavin-dependent oxidoreductase: MTTSLEFGLDTFGDVTKDAAGAPLPHAQVIRNVVDEAVLADQLGIDFIGLGEHHRADFAISSPETVLAAIAARTRNIRLGSAVTVLSSDDPIRVFQRFATVDAVSNGRAEAILGRGSFTESFPLFGFDLRQYNELFEEKLDLFVELLKQEPVSWEGKLRPPLKGQSVYPPVEHGRLKTWIGVGGSPESVVRAAHYDLPLMLAIIGGDPKRFAPYVDLHQRAYQQFGRTPKPMGVHSPGYVAETDAQAREELWPDYKVMRDRIGKERGWPPMGRDEFVAEAEHGSLYVGAPETVARKIAATVKALGAARFQLKYSAGPLPHEKLMKSIELYGRKVVPMVRDMLAA, translated from the coding sequence ATGACGACCTCTCTCGAATTCGGGCTCGACACGTTCGGCGACGTCACCAAGGACGCTGCCGGCGCGCCGCTGCCCCACGCCCAGGTGATCCGCAACGTCGTCGACGAGGCGGTGCTGGCCGATCAGCTCGGGATCGATTTCATCGGGCTCGGCGAGCACCACAGGGCCGACTTTGCGATCTCCTCCCCCGAGACCGTGCTGGCGGCGATCGCCGCGCGCACCCGGAACATCCGCCTCGGCTCGGCAGTGACCGTGCTGAGCTCGGACGATCCGATCCGCGTCTTCCAGCGCTTCGCAACCGTCGACGCGGTCTCGAACGGCCGCGCCGAGGCGATCCTCGGCCGCGGTTCGTTCACCGAGTCGTTCCCGTTGTTCGGCTTCGACCTCAGGCAATACAACGAGCTGTTCGAGGAGAAGCTCGACCTGTTCGTCGAGCTCCTGAAGCAGGAGCCGGTGAGCTGGGAAGGCAAGCTGCGGCCGCCGCTCAAGGGTCAGTCGGTCTATCCGCCGGTCGAGCACGGCCGGCTGAAGACCTGGATCGGCGTCGGCGGCAGCCCCGAATCGGTGGTGCGCGCGGCGCATTATGACCTGCCGCTGATGCTCGCGATCATTGGCGGCGATCCCAAGCGCTTTGCGCCCTATGTCGACCTGCACCAGCGGGCCTACCAGCAGTTCGGCCGGACGCCGAAGCCGATGGGCGTGCATTCGCCGGGCTACGTTGCCGAGACCGACGCGCAAGCTCGGGAAGAGCTGTGGCCGGACTACAAGGTCATGCGCGACCGGATCGGCAAGGAGCGCGGCTGGCCGCCGATGGGCCGCGACGAGTTCGTGGCTGAGGCCGAACACGGCTCGCTCTATGTCGGCGCGCCGGAAACCGTCGCCCGCAAGATCGCGGCGACCGTGAAGGCGCTCGGCGCGGCGCGCTTCCAGCTGAAATACTCGGCTGGCCCGCTGCCGCATGAGAAGCTGATGAAGAGCATCGAGCTCTATGGCCGCAAGGTGGTGCCGATGGTGCGCGACATGCTCGCCGCCTGA
- a CDS encoding glutathione S-transferase family protein, which produces MSQPMPILHHFDQSPFSEKIRVIFGFKKLAWNSVRISRIMPRPDLMPMTGGYRRTPTMQIGADIYCDTQVIIRELERRYPTPTLFPAGNAGMPWALGMWTDRPFFQNTVTLAFGFIGDKVPQDFIEDREKLRGAKFDVAAMAAALPQMRDQFRANVDWIEAQLGDGRQWLFGEFSLADVSAYMNVWYARQSVATIDEIVKPLPRTAAWEERVRAIGHDARTEMSSADALEVAAKSRPESPVFGDPLDPNGRKPGDIVSVMPDDYGKIPVRGEIVSLSAQHIAIRRSDERTGEVVVHFPRAGFLVMPG; this is translated from the coding sequence ATGTCGCAGCCCATGCCGATCCTGCATCATTTCGATCAATCGCCGTTCTCCGAGAAAATCCGCGTCATCTTCGGATTCAAGAAGCTCGCCTGGAACTCGGTACGGATTTCCCGGATCATGCCGCGGCCGGATTTGATGCCGATGACCGGCGGCTATCGCCGTACGCCGACGATGCAGATCGGCGCGGACATCTACTGTGACACCCAGGTCATCATCCGCGAGCTGGAGCGGCGCTACCCGACGCCCACGCTGTTTCCCGCGGGCAATGCCGGGATGCCCTGGGCGCTCGGCATGTGGACCGACCGGCCGTTCTTCCAGAACACGGTCACCCTCGCGTTCGGCTTCATCGGCGACAAGGTCCCGCAGGATTTCATCGAGGATCGCGAGAAGCTGCGCGGCGCCAAGTTCGACGTCGCCGCCATGGCCGCGGCGCTGCCGCAGATGCGCGACCAGTTCCGCGCCAATGTCGACTGGATCGAGGCGCAACTCGGTGACGGCCGACAGTGGCTGTTTGGCGAGTTCAGCCTCGCCGACGTCAGCGCCTACATGAACGTGTGGTACGCACGGCAGAGCGTCGCCACGATCGACGAGATCGTGAAGCCCTTGCCGCGCACTGCGGCTTGGGAGGAGCGCGTCCGCGCGATTGGCCACGACGCGCGCACGGAGATGTCGTCAGCCGACGCGCTCGAGGTCGCGGCGAAGTCGCGGCCGGAGTCGCCTGTTTTCGGCGATCCTTTGGATCCGAACGGTCGCAAGCCCGGTGACATCGTCAGCGTGATGCCGGATGACTACGGCAAGATCCCGGTCCGCGGCGAGATCGTCTCGCTGTCGGCACAGCACATCGCGATCCGCCGCTCCGACGAACGCACAGGCGAGGTCGTGGTGCATTTCCCGCGGGCCGGCTTCCTGGTCATGCCGGGCTGA
- a CDS encoding SDR family NAD(P)-dependent oxidoreductase yields MNDRSGLEPTAVQGSVLIAGVGASNGLGAAIARRFAAGGYPVAIAGRNAEKLAATAAELAATGAKVTHVVGDASKATDVARFVEAAGKLAPLAMAVHNAGSNRPAPFLKVTEQRFEEHWREHALGGFQLAQAAIPALLARGGGTLVFTGASGSLRGKANYSPFASAKAALRALAQSVAREFGPQRIHVGHVVVDGGIEGDRLLSARPQLKDDRGPDGLLNIAAIADAYWVLHHQHRSAWTLELDLRPWAEPF; encoded by the coding sequence ATGAACGACCGATCCGGCCTCGAGCCGACCGCCGTGCAGGGAAGCGTGCTGATTGCCGGCGTCGGCGCATCCAATGGCCTCGGCGCCGCGATTGCGCGCCGGTTTGCGGCCGGCGGCTATCCCGTCGCGATCGCCGGGCGCAACGCCGAGAAGCTCGCCGCGACGGCGGCCGAACTCGCAGCAACCGGCGCCAAAGTCACCCATGTCGTCGGCGATGCCTCAAAAGCCACGGATGTTGCCCGCTTCGTCGAGGCTGCCGGGAAGCTCGCGCCGCTGGCGATGGCCGTGCACAATGCAGGCTCCAACCGGCCGGCGCCGTTCCTGAAGGTCACCGAGCAGCGCTTCGAGGAGCACTGGCGCGAACACGCGCTCGGCGGATTCCAGCTCGCGCAAGCCGCGATCCCTGCCCTGCTTGCGCGCGGCGGCGGCACGCTGGTGTTCACCGGCGCCAGCGGCTCGTTGCGCGGCAAGGCCAACTACTCGCCATTCGCCTCCGCCAAGGCCGCGCTGCGCGCGCTGGCGCAGAGCGTGGCGCGGGAATTCGGGCCGCAGCGCATTCATGTCGGCCATGTCGTGGTCGATGGCGGCATCGAGGGCGATCGCCTGCTGAGCGCACGTCCGCAATTGAAGGACGACCGCGGGCCGGACGGGCTGCTCAACATCGCAGCCATCGCGGATGCCTATTGGGTGCTGCATCACCAGCATCGCAGCGCATGGACGCTGGAGCTCGACCTGCGGCCATGGGCGGAGCCGTTCTGA
- a CDS encoding TetR/AcrR family transcriptional regulator codes for MGHSQADKARSRERILNEAATQIRDKGLDALSIGSLMQQVKLTHGGFYGHFASRSDLIAAALEQALTLGEASARASRDPDKPVSVNSLVRSYLSRSHRDQPKSGCAIGALISDVGRADEQCRAVMEPHIEAFIAKVAETLGDDGDSGAIVAVSAMVGALAISRVITDPKRSDAILRTVRDAIVAMASDQ; via the coding sequence ATGGGTCATTCCCAGGCCGACAAGGCCAGGAGTCGTGAGCGCATTCTGAACGAGGCTGCGACGCAGATCCGCGACAAGGGGCTCGACGCGCTCAGCATCGGAAGCCTGATGCAGCAGGTGAAGCTGACCCATGGCGGCTTCTATGGCCACTTCGCCTCGCGTTCCGACCTGATCGCCGCGGCGCTGGAACAGGCGCTGACCTTGGGCGAGGCGTCGGCGCGCGCATCGCGCGATCCCGACAAGCCGGTCAGCGTCAACTCCCTGGTGCGAAGCTATCTCAGCCGCAGCCATCGCGACCAGCCGAAGTCGGGCTGTGCGATCGGCGCGCTGATCTCGGATGTCGGCCGTGCCGACGAGCAATGCCGCGCGGTGATGGAACCGCACATCGAAGCCTTCATCGCCAAGGTCGCCGAGACGCTCGGCGACGATGGCGACAGCGGCGCAATCGTCGCGGTGAGCGCGATGGTCGGCGCACTCGCGATCTCGCGCGTCATCACCGATCCGAAGCGGTCCGACGCCATTCTGCGCACGGTGCGCGATGCCATCGTCGCGATGGCGTCCGACCAATGA
- a CDS encoding crotonase/enoyl-CoA hydratase family protein has product MSGSASEGRVRHERHDHILKIVIDNPAKKNAFSPEMMAELSDALTLLDNDDALWVGVLCAAGGSFTAGLDMPKFFGPTASRKPLPEGNVDPFGLSQRCRKPIITAVQGIVFTVGIEMMLAGDIVVAADDSRFCQMEAKRGIAPLAGAHFRYISRAGWGDAMYHLLLCDEFSAAEAHRIGLVQEVVPAGQQIERAMALAEIIARNAPLGIQVTKEAGRKFIEAGEQAAIAIIPQIRERVLNTADAAEGIKSFVERRAAVFQGR; this is encoded by the coding sequence ATGTCCGGCAGCGCGAGCGAAGGGCGGGTCCGCCACGAGCGGCATGATCACATCCTGAAGATCGTCATCGACAATCCGGCGAAGAAGAACGCCTTCAGTCCGGAGATGATGGCTGAGCTGTCCGACGCGCTGACGCTGCTCGACAATGACGACGCTCTCTGGGTTGGCGTGCTGTGTGCCGCCGGCGGCAGTTTCACCGCGGGTCTCGACATGCCGAAATTCTTTGGTCCGACGGCAAGCCGCAAGCCGCTGCCGGAGGGCAACGTCGATCCCTTTGGACTGTCGCAGCGGTGCCGGAAGCCGATCATCACGGCGGTGCAGGGCATCGTGTTCACCGTCGGCATCGAGATGATGCTGGCCGGCGATATCGTCGTTGCTGCGGACGACAGCCGGTTCTGCCAGATGGAAGCCAAGCGCGGCATCGCGCCGCTGGCCGGCGCGCATTTCCGCTATATCAGCCGCGCCGGGTGGGGTGATGCGATGTATCACCTCTTGCTGTGCGACGAGTTCAGTGCCGCGGAAGCGCATCGGATCGGCCTCGTGCAGGAAGTCGTGCCGGCCGGTCAGCAGATCGAACGCGCGATGGCGCTTGCGGAGATCATCGCACGCAACGCGCCGCTCGGAATCCAGGTGACGAAAGAGGCGGGCCGCAAGTTCATCGAAGCCGGCGAGCAGGCGGCAATTGCGATCATCCCGCAGATCCGCGAGCGCGTGCTCAACACCGCAGATGCGGCCGAGGGCATCAAGTCGTTCGTCGAGCGCCGCGCCGCGGTGTTCCAGGGACGCTAG
- a CDS encoding division plane positioning ATPase MipZ, with translation MTNARVIVVGNNKGGSGKSTIAMHVAIALIKAGQRVATIDLDNKQKSLTHYVDNRRDWARETSLDLGIPAHMCFETISGGSSEVETLGRSALAEIVERLSRSHDFVVIDCPGHDTYLTTFTHSLANTLITPLNDSFLDFDVLGTIDPNDFKVTGISHYSKMVEEARRQRSAHDQPAFEWVVLRNRLSTIGSRNKRLVGEALNELSKTLNFRLVDGLAERVIFREFYPRGLTAVDDVNQLALGGRPTMSHVTAWLEMERLMTAIMLGHLVSRPAESADVSRDAA, from the coding sequence ATGACAAACGCACGAGTAATAGTTGTCGGAAATAACAAGGGCGGCTCGGGCAAGTCGACAATTGCCATGCACGTCGCCATCGCGCTGATCAAGGCGGGTCAGCGTGTCGCCACCATCGATCTCGACAATAAGCAGAAGTCGCTGACGCACTACGTCGACAACCGGCGGGACTGGGCGCGGGAAACCTCGCTGGATCTCGGTATCCCCGCGCATATGTGCTTCGAGACAATCAGCGGCGGAAGCAGTGAGGTCGAGACGCTCGGCCGCAGCGCGCTTGCCGAGATCGTCGAGCGGCTCAGCCGGTCGCACGATTTTGTCGTCATCGACTGCCCCGGTCACGACACCTATCTGACGACGTTCACGCATTCGCTGGCGAACACGCTGATCACGCCGCTGAACGACAGTTTCCTCGACTTCGACGTGCTCGGCACCATCGATCCGAACGACTTCAAGGTGACCGGCATCAGCCACTATTCGAAGATGGTGGAGGAAGCGCGGCGCCAGCGCAGCGCACATGATCAGCCGGCATTCGAGTGGGTGGTGCTGCGCAATCGCCTCTCGACGATCGGTTCCCGCAACAAGCGGCTGGTCGGCGAAGCCCTCAACGAGCTATCGAAGACGCTGAATTTCCGCCTGGTCGATGGCCTGGCCGAGCGCGTGATCTTCCGCGAGTTCTATCCGCGCGGATTGACCGCGGTCGACGATGTCAATCAGCTCGCGCTCGGCGGCCGGCCGACCATGTCGCATGTCACCGCATGGCTTGAGATGGAGCGATTGATGACCGCGATCATGCTGGGTCATCTGGTGTCGCGCCCGGCGGAATCCGCCGACGTCAGCCGCGACGCGGCGTAG